Proteins from one Fervidicoccaceae archaeon genomic window:
- a CDS encoding mechanosensitive ion channel has translation MAEKADSVGRALGKLILYIVIVAIFLGIVNYFFNVFIPQIGESYPSLKSLSILKDYYPYVNAILILILGWLIIVSTANAFYAMLKPKYGVSAAGAVRSLVRILGIAALIAGVAGSAAGGASGVALGGFIGMIVGYATQQVLGQAVAGIFVLISRPFKIGDLIDAAGESGVEVTEVATLFTIARRKDGNVVLIPNNALIGQKIVINARKEG, from the coding sequence ATGGCAGAGAAAGCTGATAGCGTAGGAAGGGCTCTGGGAAAGCTGATTTTATACATAGTTATTGTTGCAATTTTTCTCGGGATAGTTAATTACTTCTTCAATGTCTTTATACCTCAGATCGGAGAAAGCTATCCAAGCCTAAAAAGCTTAAGTATCCTCAAGGACTATTATCCATATGTAAATGCTATATTGATCCTCATCCTTGGATGGCTAATCATAGTTTCAACGGCAAATGCTTTCTATGCTATGCTGAAACCAAAATACGGGGTTTCAGCAGCAGGAGCGGTCAGAAGTCTTGTGAGGATCCTTGGAATTGCTGCCTTAATAGCTGGGGTTGCTGGAAGTGCTGCAGGAGGAGCTTCTGGCGTGGCCCTAGGTGGGTTCATTGGAATGATAGTCGGATATGCCACACAGCAAGTTCTGGGACAGGCTGTCGCTGGAATCTTTGTGCTAATTTCGAGACCATTCAAGATAGGCGATCTTATCGATGCTGCTGGAGAAAGTGGAGTTGAAGTTACTGAAGTAGCTACCCTTTTCACAATTGCTAGGAGAAAGGATGGCAATGTTGTACTCATACCAAACAATGCTCTGATAGGACAAAAGATAGTTATAAATGCTAGAAAAGAAGGATAA
- a CDS encoding branched-chain amino acid ABC transporter permease, which yields MASIYLIVVISLNLEAGFTGIPNFGKMLAVISGALFTAWFSPRIGVFLYNALQGNNPISVSNYVTQNNIIVSTVNPWLSSNAWAAALLFISTVALSSLVGGIIGLLSVIPSVRLREDYLGITLLAMAETIRVVGYNYEPIAGGTSGVQVPDPFYSLGGNRYLYYTALLSAIAIIVFLIYWKMLTTPFGRALKAIRENEDAAGALGKDIAAKRATVIFIGSATAALAGSLYAYYTLGVIATAFDRFSWTFWPWVMMMLGGMGTNLGPVVGTFVFVTARTLIYTYKQQLASFLAFNVAWLDYLLLSISIIAILLINPNGIFKEKPLIFGSIKSSEAEKKRTQSG from the coding sequence ATGGCCTCAATATATCTCATTGTCGTAATTAGCCTCAACCTTGAAGCTGGATTCACAGGGATTCCAAATTTTGGGAAAATGCTTGCGGTAATTTCTGGCGCTCTATTTACTGCTTGGTTCTCTCCAAGGATAGGAGTATTTCTCTACAATGCTCTTCAAGGCAACAATCCCATTTCAGTGAGCAACTACGTGACTCAGAACAACATTATAGTATCCACAGTCAATCCATGGCTATCCTCCAATGCTTGGGCAGCAGCTCTTCTATTCATCTCAACAGTAGCTCTCTCCAGCTTGGTAGGAGGGATTATAGGTCTTTTGAGCGTTATCCCATCAGTCAGGCTCAGAGAGGACTACCTGGGTATCACTCTCCTGGCGATGGCTGAAACCATCAGGGTTGTTGGCTACAATTATGAGCCAATAGCTGGAGGAACCTCTGGAGTTCAAGTGCCAGATCCCTTCTATTCCCTTGGTGGAAATAGATACTTGTACTACACGGCTCTGCTCTCCGCCATTGCTATCATCGTGTTTCTCATATACTGGAAAATGCTTACAACTCCCTTTGGAAGAGCTCTCAAAGCCATAAGAGAAAATGAAGATGCTGCAGGTGCCCTGGGTAAAGACATAGCTGCAAAAAGAGCTACAGTAATTTTCATAGGCTCTGCCACAGCAGCTCTTGCTGGAAGCCTATATGCTTACTACACCCTAGGTGTCATAGCAACTGCATTCGACAGATTTTCCTGGACATTTTGGCCTTGGGTAATGATGATGTTGGGAGGAATGGGCACAAACTTGGGGCCAGTTGTTGGAACATTTGTCTTCGTTACAGCAAGAACACTGATCTACACATATAAGCAGCAGCTGGCATCTTTCCTAGCATTCAATGTAGCTTGGCTTGACTATCTTCTTCTCAGTATTTCAATCATAGCTATATTGTTAATTAATCCAAATGGAATATTTAAGGAGAAGCCCCTCATTTTTGGCTCAATCAAGAGCTCAGAAGCAGAGAAAAAAAGAACACAGAGTGGATGA